A genome region from Tautonia marina includes the following:
- a CDS encoding CDP-alcohol phosphatidyltransferase family protein, with translation MTQSRPTLAELRRRELYGPDARIGNLLARWFARPTAIYGTWLAVRLGLSAHQLTVASLVAALAGAASLASGSQLGFVAGALLSLLAFWLDRVDGQVARWRGTVGINGVYLDYLMHHAASMAQGFALGFGLAARTGSLGWAAAGAFVSAGWMFLSLQNDCRYKAFFQPLKRSPGAFRVEGGAGGRPSPAPPWPRRGIGMLTWPSYKVCEPHVVLMALQGMAVLAVVEPSVWEWVWKGYVGGMAVLAPALATARIARAVWKGAVEEEFARWFRPEPVEPVQEASIGGPHLTSVCRSATMDG, from the coding sequence ATGACGCAATCACGTCCAACCCTGGCCGAGCTGCGCCGTCGCGAGTTGTACGGGCCGGACGCTCGGATCGGCAACCTTCTGGCTCGTTGGTTCGCGCGGCCGACGGCGATTTACGGAACCTGGCTGGCGGTGCGGCTGGGACTCTCGGCGCATCAACTCACGGTGGCGTCGCTGGTGGCGGCCCTGGCGGGGGCAGCAAGCCTGGCCTCGGGAAGTCAACTCGGGTTCGTCGCCGGGGCATTGCTGAGTTTGCTCGCGTTCTGGCTCGATCGGGTGGATGGTCAGGTGGCTCGCTGGCGAGGGACGGTGGGAATCAACGGGGTTTATCTCGATTACCTCATGCACCATGCGGCCTCGATGGCGCAGGGGTTCGCCCTGGGCTTCGGGCTGGCCGCCCGGACAGGATCGCTGGGCTGGGCGGCGGCGGGGGCCTTCGTGTCGGCGGGCTGGATGTTCCTGAGCCTCCAGAACGATTGTCGATACAAAGCGTTCTTTCAACCGTTGAAACGATCGCCGGGTGCCTTCCGGGTGGAAGGAGGAGCCGGAGGCCGGCCCTCCCCTGCTCCTCCGTGGCCGAGACGAGGGATCGGGATGCTCACCTGGCCGTCGTACAAGGTGTGCGAACCGCATGTCGTGCTGATGGCCTTGCAGGGTATGGCAGTGCTTGCCGTCGTCGAGCCAAGCGTCTGGGAGTGGGTTTGGAAAGGGTATGTCGGCGGGATGGCCGTGCTGGCCCCAGCCCTGGCGACGGCTCGCATTGCGCGAGCGGTGTGGAAGGGAGCCGTTGAGGAGGAGTTCGCCCGCTGGTTTCGTCCGGAGCCCGTTGAACCGGTTCAGGAGGCCTCGATCGGAGGACCTCACCTGACGAGTGTCTGCCGCTCGGCTACGATGGACGGCTGA
- a CDS encoding class I SAM-dependent methyltransferase, with translation MNRTELEPPPLLPLRAVDAWKRRGARYVWHKALRRGLRRWPSCKRRILYRNPRLYWTLRGGDDYFREQEGQPARSERAEWLADRIESYRPTSVLEIGCGYGKQLRAIRQRLPEVPLLGIDFSPTQLDYAKGFLDGIDRVSFMLGDGQRVPLPDNSVDLVMTSAVILHNAPEIADQIRREAIRVARRWVVHNEDTDVTYNRFGYDSAAWYRASGIRLAEVCSIPVGSRDEVARSQFCVAELGQS, from the coding sequence GTGAACCGAACGGAACTCGAACCACCACCGCTGCTGCCGTTGAGAGCCGTCGATGCCTGGAAGCGTCGGGGGGCTCGGTACGTCTGGCACAAGGCCCTGCGCCGGGGACTTCGGCGCTGGCCGTCGTGCAAGAGACGGATACTCTACCGTAATCCTCGTTTGTATTGGACCCTTCGTGGCGGCGATGATTATTTCCGGGAACAAGAGGGGCAGCCGGCTCGTTCCGAACGCGCCGAATGGCTGGCCGACCGGATCGAGAGCTATCGGCCAACCTCGGTTCTCGAAATCGGCTGCGGCTACGGGAAGCAGTTGCGGGCAATCCGACAACGCTTGCCGGAAGTGCCCCTGCTCGGGATCGACTTCAGCCCGACGCAACTGGACTACGCAAAGGGGTTTCTCGACGGCATCGACAGGGTTTCCTTCATGCTCGGCGACGGCCAGCGGGTCCCCTTGCCGGACAATTCGGTTGATTTGGTGATGACCTCGGCGGTGATCTTGCACAATGCGCCGGAGATTGCCGACCAGATTCGTCGCGAGGCGATCCGGGTCGCCCGGCGATGGGTCGTTCATAACGAAGATACGGACGTGACCTACAACCGCTTCGGTTACGATTCGGCCGCCTGGTATCGGGCGTCGGGGATTCGGCTGGCCGAGGTCTGCTCGATTCCGGTCGGATCGCGCGACGAGGTGGCCCGGTCGCAATTCTGCGTGGCGGAGTTGGGCCAATCGTGA
- a CDS encoding lipopolysaccharide biosynthesis protein encodes MTAIHADATSPTVATPVVTTSPVVASEDRLAVRDSLIVTIGGQLERAVGTLTALVMKWGLDPAQHGVYSGLRLTLDHANRASLGIGRGAVQEIPILRAAGNDAEATRVADVAFAACSIGALLYAIGLLAFAWWCWPSGGSADPIDLAWSGGLVAVAALVLIKRYQDFLIALHRAHRRFRLTTELAILDAAVFAALVAAGLWLAGLWGLLAAVGLLCLFNVAYLHARHPMRLGWAWDGAIVWRLLRTGLPILANSAAFAGLLSLDRVLILSIAPNGAEAAGYYAIALMGTGWTMDLAGRIASVMYTYFQTTIGRTRDAVAVAKQASRVVEAMAPPLAAGSAVAYLVAPTFLGLLIPRYAPGLEALRPLLPGTLLLGLALPSREAMIAVDRPYRLALVTLPGLALAALVGAVGASETGIVGVAWGMTIGYAVVYLLTSLASLGSGLGLRGWATHQSRVIRSVSWYAVGALVAAHVPIDGPAWQVFALRVLILTAWGLPALALWGRTHGWGGLADRFRRRRVG; translated from the coding sequence GTGACCGCGATTCACGCAGATGCAACGTCGCCGACCGTCGCTACCCCGGTTGTCACCACTTCCCCGGTGGTGGCGAGTGAGGACCGGCTCGCGGTGCGCGATAGCCTGATCGTGACGATCGGCGGTCAACTGGAGCGGGCGGTCGGTACCTTGACGGCGCTGGTCATGAAGTGGGGGCTCGACCCGGCGCAGCATGGGGTTTACTCCGGACTTCGGCTGACGCTCGACCATGCCAACCGGGCAAGCCTGGGGATCGGCCGGGGAGCGGTGCAGGAAATTCCGATTCTGCGCGCCGCCGGCAACGACGCCGAAGCAACGCGCGTGGCCGACGTGGCCTTCGCGGCCTGCTCGATTGGCGCCTTGCTTTACGCAATAGGCTTGCTCGCCTTCGCCTGGTGGTGCTGGCCGAGCGGCGGCAGTGCCGATCCGATCGACCTGGCCTGGAGCGGCGGCCTGGTGGCGGTGGCGGCACTGGTCTTGATAAAACGTTATCAGGACTTCTTGATCGCCTTGCATCGGGCGCATCGGCGGTTCCGTCTGACGACCGAGTTGGCGATTCTTGATGCAGCCGTGTTTGCCGCCTTGGTGGCCGCGGGGCTTTGGCTGGCGGGATTGTGGGGCTTGCTGGCGGCAGTCGGCCTGCTCTGCCTGTTCAACGTGGCCTATCTGCATGCAAGACATCCGATGCGCCTCGGGTGGGCCTGGGACGGCGCGATCGTCTGGCGGCTCCTGCGCACGGGGCTGCCGATCCTGGCGAACTCGGCGGCGTTCGCGGGCTTGTTGAGTTTGGATCGCGTCTTGATTCTCTCGATCGCCCCGAACGGAGCCGAGGCGGCGGGCTACTACGCGATCGCCCTGATGGGGACCGGCTGGACGATGGATCTGGCGGGTCGGATCGCGTCGGTGATGTACACGTACTTTCAGACGACGATCGGCCGGACGCGCGACGCGGTGGCCGTGGCGAAACAGGCCAGCCGAGTGGTTGAGGCAATGGCGCCTCCACTGGCGGCAGGCAGCGCGGTGGCGTATCTGGTCGCCCCGACGTTCCTGGGCTTGCTCATTCCTCGATATGCTCCCGGACTGGAGGCGCTCCGGCCATTGCTGCCGGGAACGCTCTTGCTCGGGTTGGCGTTGCCAAGTCGAGAGGCGATGATCGCGGTCGATCGACCGTATCGCCTGGCCCTCGTCACGCTGCCGGGCCTGGCGCTGGCAGCACTGGTGGGGGCGGTGGGAGCGTCGGAGACGGGCATCGTCGGCGTGGCGTGGGGGATGACGATCGGCTACGCCGTGGTCTATTTGCTGACCTCACTGGCGAGTCTCGGTAGCGGATTAGGATTGCGGGGGTGGGCAACCCATCAATCGCGAGTAATTCGATCAGTCTCCTGGTATGCGGTCGGGGCCCTGGTCGCGGCCCATGTGCCGATTGACGGGCCGGCGTGGCAAGTGTTTGCCCTCCGGGTGTTGATCCTCACCGCCTGGGGACTGCCGGCGTTGGCCTTGTGGGGACGAACTCACGGATGGGGGGGGCTCGCCGACCGATTCCGAAGGAGACGCGTGGGCTGA
- a CDS encoding Gfo/Idh/MocA family protein, protein MSNTPLLAPDAHLPRMPERKDWGIGVVGAGFIVRDCHLVAYADAGFPVVGITSRTRSTAEEVARSRGVPRVFDSVEDLLDGAEVGIVDLAVPPQDQPEMIRRVVAHPKKPRGILAQKPLAMTIEEARELVSLCESAGIVLQVNQNMRYDHSVRALKALIDGGALGDPVLATIDMRAIPHWMPWAEGLRSLSTFIMSIHHLDTMRYWLGHPSRVLASTRPDPRTKFPHTDGINLYILEYDNGARGCGWDDVWTGPAREGGGAEIGIRWRFEGTRGTAIGTIGWPGWPDRMPSTIDYSTVDDGQWHRPRWPEAWFPDAFAGPMAGLMIALETGTEPDISGRENLGTVALCEAVLTAAAEHRAIAPAV, encoded by the coding sequence ATGAGCAACACTCCTCTGCTGGCCCCCGATGCCCACCTGCCCCGGATGCCCGAGCGGAAGGACTGGGGGATCGGCGTCGTGGGGGCGGGGTTTATCGTGAGGGATTGCCACCTGGTCGCGTATGCCGATGCCGGGTTCCCGGTCGTTGGGATCACCTCACGAACCCGATCGACGGCCGAAGAGGTCGCGCGGTCGCGGGGGGTTCCCCGGGTCTTCGATTCGGTTGAGGACTTGCTCGACGGAGCGGAGGTCGGCATTGTCGACCTGGCCGTGCCGCCGCAGGATCAACCGGAAATGATCCGCCGCGTGGTGGCGCATCCGAAGAAACCCCGTGGCATCCTGGCGCAAAAGCCGCTGGCGATGACGATCGAGGAAGCAAGGGAACTGGTGTCCCTCTGCGAATCGGCGGGAATCGTGCTGCAAGTCAATCAGAACATGCGGTACGATCACTCGGTTCGAGCCTTAAAGGCGTTGATTGACGGCGGAGCGCTGGGCGATCCGGTGCTGGCGACAATCGACATGAGGGCCATTCCCCACTGGATGCCCTGGGCCGAGGGGTTGCGGTCGCTCTCGACGTTTATCATGAGCATCCACCACCTGGATACGATGCGGTACTGGCTGGGTCATCCGAGCCGGGTGCTGGCCAGTACGAGGCCCGATCCGAGAACGAAGTTTCCACACACGGACGGCATCAACCTCTACATCCTCGAATACGACAACGGCGCTCGAGGGTGCGGCTGGGACGACGTCTGGACCGGCCCGGCGCGGGAAGGCGGCGGGGCCGAGATCGGAATTCGATGGCGATTCGAGGGGACGCGAGGCACGGCGATCGGTACGATCGGATGGCCGGGATGGCCGGACCGGATGCCAAGCACGATCGACTATTCGACGGTGGACGACGGCCAGTGGCATCGGCCCAGATGGCCCGAAGCCTGGTTCCCCGACGCCTTCGCCGGGCCGATGGCGGGCCTGATGATCGCCCTGGAAACCGGAACCGAGCCCGACATCTCGGGTCGGGAGAACCTGGGGACGGTCGCGCTCTGCGAGGCAGTGCTGACTGCTGCGGCCGAGCACCGGGCCATCGCTCCGGCAGTCTGA
- a CDS encoding ArnT family glycosyltransferase, with the protein MLDLGFVSLLIIWSAVVGLALLRWFGPLPEDGREAVGLAVPLGLGVLAMAALGLGQVGWLGQPGLIGLLLVGLAVGLRPWVWNALRLGLRRPRFLRTETGRIDPIGAVFDLTLGVILLGSLLTAMIPPTDGDALCYHLQVPKLFLWSGSVFYEPDLHETVYPLVTEMLYAVALSFRGPVACRLIQWALGVFFAWNVASLARPLLGDRARWAATIALGVPAVSNGMGAPLNDVALATMATAALVAWARWLDRPSASAAALTGVLLGLAMGVKYPALVWGGVIGLGMVLAIRPGRVPWNRAIKHAAVFGGVALVIGGSWYLRAYLHTGNPVHPFFRETFGSGFDVVLSDDKRPMEPTAWNLITAIVPMTLDPNRFDSFAHQFGPAFLLFLPAVLIWKPPTRLATLMAVAYAFLLICLSQRQSMRFVLPSVGPMAVAVAWLVADWSKRRGIAPKLLIASVALMLAFEATIALSRPRHGLAVALGIESAEQFLTRREPTYRVGQWIDARLPDSARIVGQDHRGFYLPRPYAMEKAHRRRTSLGTRGESPEQILAHFSEQGFTHVLFCPPEPLDAIEFDPDLQTLLGPWVEDQVPLYAESITDPDGVTRHYALYRLPDPAPLARNETPGAARQ; encoded by the coding sequence ATGCTCGACCTGGGATTTGTGAGCCTTTTGATCATCTGGTCGGCGGTGGTGGGGCTGGCTCTACTGCGCTGGTTCGGCCCCTTGCCGGAAGACGGAAGGGAAGCGGTTGGCCTGGCCGTCCCGCTGGGCCTGGGCGTGCTGGCAATGGCTGCGCTGGGGCTGGGCCAAGTGGGATGGCTTGGGCAACCGGGCTTGATTGGGCTGTTGCTTGTGGGCCTGGCAGTGGGACTTCGGCCGTGGGTCTGGAACGCCTTGCGATTGGGGCTGCGTCGTCCAAGGTTTCTGCGAACCGAGACTGGGCGGATCGATCCGATCGGAGCGGTCTTTGACCTGACCCTGGGGGTGATTCTGCTCGGATCGCTGCTGACGGCCATGATCCCACCGACTGATGGCGATGCTTTATGCTATCATCTTCAAGTGCCAAAGCTCTTCCTCTGGAGCGGGTCGGTCTTCTATGAGCCCGACCTGCACGAGACAGTCTATCCGCTGGTGACGGAGATGCTCTACGCGGTCGCGCTGTCCTTTCGGGGACCGGTGGCGTGCCGTTTGATTCAGTGGGCGCTTGGGGTGTTTTTCGCCTGGAACGTGGCGAGTCTCGCCAGGCCGTTGCTGGGGGATCGGGCTCGGTGGGCGGCGACGATCGCGCTGGGAGTTCCGGCGGTCTCGAACGGCATGGGAGCCCCGCTGAACGATGTCGCCCTGGCAACGATGGCAACGGCGGCCCTCGTAGCCTGGGCTCGTTGGCTCGACCGGCCGTCGGCTTCCGCGGCGGCGCTGACCGGCGTGCTGCTTGGGCTGGCGATGGGAGTGAAGTACCCGGCGTTGGTGTGGGGAGGAGTGATCGGGCTCGGGATGGTGCTGGCAATCCGGCCCGGCCGGGTGCCCTGGAACCGGGCGATCAAGCACGCGGCGGTCTTCGGAGGAGTTGCGCTGGTCATCGGTGGATCGTGGTATCTGAGAGCGTACCTCCACACGGGAAACCCGGTGCATCCCTTCTTCCGAGAGACGTTCGGCTCGGGGTTCGACGTGGTGCTCTCGGACGACAAGCGGCCGATGGAGCCGACGGCGTGGAACCTGATCACGGCAATTGTGCCGATGACGCTCGATCCGAACCGTTTTGATAGCTTTGCGCATCAGTTTGGCCCCGCGTTCCTGCTGTTCCTGCCCGCCGTCTTGATCTGGAAGCCGCCGACCCGCCTGGCGACCCTGATGGCGGTGGCGTATGCCTTTTTGCTCATTTGCCTCTCGCAGCGGCAGAGCATGCGGTTCGTCTTGCCAAGCGTTGGGCCGATGGCCGTGGCGGTCGCCTGGTTGGTGGCGGATTGGAGCAAGCGACGAGGGATCGCACCGAAGCTCTTGATAGCAAGCGTGGCATTGATGCTCGCGTTCGAGGCGACCATTGCCCTGTCTCGTCCAAGGCACGGCCTGGCCGTGGCATTGGGGATCGAATCGGCCGAGCAGTTCCTTACCCGCCGCGAGCCAACGTATCGGGTTGGGCAATGGATCGACGCTCGGTTACCGGACTCGGCGCGGATTGTCGGGCAGGACCACCGGGGGTTTTATCTGCCTCGACCGTATGCGATGGAGAAGGCGCACCGCAGGCGAACGAGCCTCGGGACTCGGGGAGAATCACCGGAGCAGATCCTCGCGCACTTTTCCGAGCAGGGGTTTACACACGTCCTGTTTTGTCCGCCCGAGCCGCTGGATGCGATCGAATTTGACCCGGATCTTCAGACGTTGCTGGGTCCTTGGGTCGAAGATCAGGTGCCGCTTTATGCCGAGTCGATCACCGACCCCGACGGCGTGACCCGGCATTACGCCCTCTATCGCTTACCTGATCCGGCCCCCTTGGCACGCAACGAGACACCGGGAGCGGCCCGCCAATGA
- a CDS encoding ROK family protein produces MSATRSVYIGTDSGATTSKVGAVWEDGSLVSTKLLQQPTDSHVGPEAVVRGWVEAIGRFLEQHGLVWDQVQGVGLAIPGPFRSDGVLDRSANLDESFVGFDIRSAYMAALFARTGRPIPVVVGNDGDLGGVGEAQRVRGSGTGSVVMLAAGSGLGAAYVDGRGLPLNGDSLAGMEAGHMPAPLQMLGVPAYPCGCGRDWGCVEVYTTLSGLPHLLGAKLPEYPDHELAKSDRPMKERVFALRELAQQGDELALSLFDFQARAMGFHVANLTIALDPSFFVIGGGLMDPEATTTEFRERYLGIVRKTAEPYLFPRQRERMKIVPATLGDLSQSIGAALVALYQGRA; encoded by the coding sequence ATGAGCGCAACGCGATCGGTGTACATCGGGACGGACAGTGGCGCGACGACCTCGAAGGTTGGTGCGGTCTGGGAGGATGGGTCGCTCGTCTCGACCAAGCTCTTGCAGCAGCCGACCGACTCGCACGTGGGTCCCGAGGCGGTGGTCCGAGGCTGGGTCGAGGCGATCGGGCGGTTTCTGGAGCAACACGGACTCGTCTGGGACCAGGTCCAGGGGGTCGGTCTGGCGATTCCGGGGCCGTTCCGGAGCGACGGCGTGCTCGATCGCTCGGCCAACCTGGACGAGAGTTTTGTCGGGTTTGACATTCGATCGGCTTACATGGCAGCTTTGTTCGCCCGGACCGGGCGGCCGATTCCGGTGGTCGTGGGGAACGACGGCGACCTGGGGGGTGTTGGCGAAGCCCAGCGGGTCCGAGGTTCGGGAACCGGCAGTGTGGTGATGCTCGCCGCCGGATCGGGCCTGGGGGCAGCCTATGTCGATGGGCGAGGCTTGCCGCTCAATGGTGATTCGCTGGCGGGCATGGAGGCCGGGCACATGCCGGCGCCGTTGCAGATGCTCGGGGTGCCGGCCTATCCGTGTGGCTGCGGACGAGATTGGGGATGCGTGGAGGTGTATACCACGCTCTCCGGCTTGCCTCACCTGCTCGGGGCGAAGCTCCCTGAGTATCCTGATCATGAGCTGGCGAAGTCGGATCGCCCCATGAAGGAGCGCGTGTTCGCGCTGCGAGAGTTGGCCCAGCAGGGAGACGAGCTGGCCCTGTCGCTCTTTGATTTCCAGGCCAGGGCGATGGGCTTCCACGTGGCGAACCTGACGATCGCGCTCGATCCGTCGTTCTTTGTCATCGGCGGGGGATTGATGGACCCGGAGGCGACCACTACCGAATTCCGGGAGCGGTATCTCGGGATTGTCCGGAAAACGGCGGAACCGTACCTGTTCCCCAGGCAGCGCGAGCGAATGAAGATTGTGCCGGCGACGCTCGGCGATCTGTCGCAGTCGATCGGCGCGGCCCTGGTGGCGTTGTATCAAGGCCGAGCGTGA
- a CDS encoding DNA repair helicase XPB, with protein sequence MQQYNPANPLIVQGDRTVLLEVDNPLYPEARDALAPFAELERSPEHIHTYRLTPLSLWNAAAAGMTADEMVEVLARYTKFPLPPSLGADLAELVDRYGRVRLERVDGELRLISSDRPLLEELARRKGLRDLLFHRLDETTFAVDDEHRGLLKQQLIAAGYPAEDLAGYSPGTPLEVEMREGTAASGRPFQVRDYQRQSVDAFYAGGDARGGSGVIVLPCGAGKTVVGIAAMARLKTQTLVLTTSTTAVEQWRREILDKTDLTEDQVATYTGDSKGIAPVTLATYQIVTYRPSKTGPFPHFKLFAERDWGLIVYDEVHLLPAPVFRVTADIQARRRLGLTATLVREDGREDDVFSLIGPKKFDVPWRILEQKGWIAEARCTEIRAGLPDPNRMEYAIAEWRDKFRLASENPLKDELVAELLTRHDGPEDRVLIIGQYIKQLRQLSERFDIPVITGQTSNGVREDLYGKFRRGELRRLILSKVGNFAIDLPDANVMIQISGTFGSRQEEAQRLGRILRPKGSEEPAHFYSIVSRDTREMEFAHHRQLFLTEQGYAYEIVDASELLDGLDLSACSASAGRQDDEPERNQDEAEESLPTDRSQRAGARNE encoded by the coding sequence ATGCAGCAGTACAATCCCGCCAACCCCTTGATCGTGCAGGGCGACCGGACAGTCCTGCTTGAGGTGGACAACCCGCTCTATCCGGAGGCCCGCGACGCGCTGGCCCCCTTCGCCGAGCTGGAACGAAGCCCCGAGCACATCCACACCTACCGGCTCACCCCGCTTTCGCTCTGGAACGCGGCGGCCGCGGGGATGACGGCCGATGAGATGGTCGAGGTCCTGGCCCGCTACACCAAGTTCCCGCTCCCCCCAAGCCTCGGGGCCGACCTGGCCGAGCTGGTCGATCGCTACGGCCGGGTCCGCCTGGAGCGGGTCGACGGCGAGCTGCGTCTGATTTCGTCCGATCGGCCGTTACTGGAGGAGCTGGCCCGCCGCAAAGGCTTGCGAGACCTCCTCTTTCATCGGCTCGACGAGACGACATTCGCCGTCGATGACGAACACCGAGGATTGCTCAAGCAGCAGCTTATCGCCGCCGGGTATCCGGCCGAGGACCTAGCGGGATACTCCCCCGGCACTCCGCTAGAAGTCGAGATGCGCGAGGGGACGGCGGCCTCGGGTCGGCCGTTCCAGGTCCGGGATTACCAGCGGCAGTCGGTCGACGCCTTCTACGCCGGGGGAGACGCCCGGGGGGGCTCCGGGGTCATCGTCCTGCCTTGCGGGGCGGGGAAGACGGTCGTCGGCATCGCGGCAATGGCTCGGTTGAAGACGCAAACCCTTGTCCTGACAACCAGCACGACAGCCGTTGAGCAATGGCGGCGCGAAATCCTCGACAAGACCGATCTGACCGAGGATCAGGTGGCCACCTACACGGGAGACTCGAAAGGGATCGCCCCTGTCACGCTCGCTACCTATCAGATCGTCACCTACCGCCCGAGCAAGACCGGGCCGTTTCCGCACTTCAAACTCTTTGCCGAACGAGATTGGGGGCTGATCGTCTACGACGAGGTCCACCTCTTGCCCGCACCGGTCTTCCGCGTGACGGCCGACATTCAGGCCCGCCGACGCCTGGGTCTGACGGCCACGCTCGTCCGCGAGGACGGCCGCGAGGACGACGTCTTCAGCCTCATCGGCCCGAAGAAGTTCGATGTCCCTTGGCGGATTCTGGAGCAGAAAGGCTGGATCGCCGAGGCCCGCTGCACCGAAATTCGGGCCGGATTGCCCGACCCGAACCGGATGGAATACGCCATCGCCGAGTGGCGAGACAAGTTCCGCCTGGCGAGTGAAAATCCGCTCAAGGATGAACTCGTCGCCGAACTCCTCACCCGGCACGACGGCCCCGAGGATCGGGTGCTCATCATCGGCCAGTACATCAAGCAGCTCCGGCAGCTTTCCGAGCGGTTCGACATTCCCGTGATCACCGGGCAAACGTCGAACGGAGTCCGAGAAGACCTGTACGGCAAGTTCCGCCGGGGGGAGCTTCGGCGCTTGATTCTCTCGAAGGTCGGCAACTTCGCCATCGATCTGCCCGACGCGAACGTGATGATCCAGATCTCCGGCACCTTCGGCAGCCGACAGGAAGAAGCCCAGCGGCTCGGCCGCATCCTCCGGCCCAAAGGGAGCGAGGAGCCGGCGCACTTCTACTCGATCGTCTCACGAGACACGAGGGAAATGGAGTTCGCCCATCACCGGCAACTGTTCCTGACCGAACAGGGATACGCCTATGAGATCGTCGATGCCAGTGAGTTGCTCGACGGCCTTGATCTGAGTGCCTGCTCGGCCTCGGCCGGAAGGCAAGACGACGAGCCGGAGCGCAACCAGGACGAGGCGGAGGAATCGCTTCCGACCGACCGCTCTCAGCGTGCCGGAGCGAGAAACGAGTGA